One Streptomyces hundungensis DNA segment encodes these proteins:
- a CDS encoding LLM class F420-dependent oxidoreductase, with product MRLGLALGYWGRGPNPAHLELARAAEEFGYHSVWTAEAWGSDAFTPLTWIAAHTSTIRLGTAVAQMAARTPTATAMHALTLDHLSGGRMMLGLGLSGPQVVEGWYGRPFPSSPLTATREYVEVIRQVLRREGPVELDGRFHAHPYGGADGTGLGKPLKAITHPLRPDLPVLLGAEGPKNIAQTTRIADGWLPLYWSPTRTDVYEASLTGLREGFLVAPMVRAQVCDDVAEGLLPVKAMLGFYIGGMGHAARNFHADLMARMGYGDAAHHIQELFLAGRRDEAVRAVPDAFADEISLVGPRQRIAERLELWRAGPVTDLLVTSPDPTTLRVLAELNT from the coding sequence ATGCGCCTGGGTCTCGCACTCGGCTACTGGGGGCGGGGACCGAACCCCGCCCATCTCGAACTGGCGCGGGCCGCCGAGGAGTTCGGCTACCACTCGGTGTGGACGGCCGAGGCCTGGGGCTCGGACGCCTTCACGCCGCTGACCTGGATCGCCGCCCACACCTCGACGATCCGGCTGGGCACCGCGGTCGCGCAGATGGCCGCGCGCACCCCCACCGCAACCGCCATGCACGCCCTCACCCTCGACCACCTCTCGGGCGGCCGGATGATGCTGGGCCTCGGGCTCTCGGGGCCCCAGGTCGTCGAGGGCTGGTACGGGCGGCCCTTCCCGTCGAGCCCGCTCACCGCGACCCGCGAATACGTCGAGGTGATCCGCCAGGTGCTGCGCCGCGAGGGTCCGGTGGAGCTCGACGGGCGCTTCCACGCGCATCCCTACGGCGGCGCGGACGGTACGGGTCTGGGCAAGCCCCTCAAGGCCATCACCCACCCCCTGCGCCCCGACCTTCCCGTACTCCTGGGCGCCGAGGGCCCCAAGAACATCGCGCAGACGACCCGCATCGCGGACGGCTGGCTCCCGCTGTACTGGTCGCCCACCCGCACGGACGTCTACGAGGCCTCGCTCACGGGGCTGCGCGAGGGCTTCCTGGTGGCCCCGATGGTGCGGGCCCAGGTGTGTGACGACGTCGCCGAGGGTCTGCTGCCGGTGAAGGCGATGCTGGGTTTCTACATCGGCGGCATGGGCCACGCCGCCCGCAACTTCCACGCCGACCTGATGGCCCGCATGGGGTACGGGGACGCGGCCCACCACATTCAGGAGCTGTTCCTGGCGGGCCGGCGCGACGAGGCCGTACGGGCCGTGCCGGACGCCTTCGCCGACGAGATCTCCCTGGTGGGCCCGCGTCAACGCATCGCGGAGCGGCTTGAGTTGTGGCGTGCGGGCCCGGTGACGGACCTGCTGGTCACCTCACCGGACCCCACGACCCTGCGCGTCCTCGCGGAGCTGAACACATGA
- a CDS encoding DUF5336 domain-containing protein has translation MNIRSLTRGDGVVIGAAVVLFIASFLSLTSAPSCAGQFCPRADEPNAWDSLSLLMSMFLAGIIGAVLVVVGRSLPQPKKVAGLDLTQFGVAFTIFAAWTAFWTIIDAHGSGAGMILGLIATLVLAAAAVASPLIGALKAPLMGTPSPAAPQPYGYPGVAQPAGGYGYPAAQQPYGAHPGDPSLGGQPAAQAQPFGAQAPAADPNKDSQAQPAAAPAGDFAPFWFAVPVARPLYAEDGSPTPIAELAPGTWYLAVDQRGPALVAQTQDGRRGVLQDTTGIQRG, from the coding sequence GTGAACATCCGCTCCCTCACACGAGGCGACGGCGTGGTGATCGGCGCAGCGGTGGTGCTGTTCATCGCCTCGTTCCTGAGTCTCACGTCCGCTCCGAGCTGCGCCGGCCAGTTCTGCCCGCGCGCCGACGAGCCGAACGCCTGGGACTCTCTCTCGCTCCTGATGAGCATGTTCCTGGCCGGCATCATCGGTGCGGTGCTGGTCGTCGTCGGCCGTTCGCTGCCGCAGCCGAAGAAGGTCGCGGGTCTGGACCTCACCCAGTTCGGTGTCGCGTTCACGATCTTCGCCGCGTGGACCGCCTTCTGGACGATCATCGACGCGCACGGCTCCGGCGCCGGCATGATCCTCGGTCTCATCGCCACGCTGGTGCTGGCCGCGGCCGCCGTCGCCTCGCCGCTGATCGGCGCGTTGAAGGCGCCGCTGATGGGCACCCCGAGCCCGGCCGCCCCGCAGCCCTACGGCTACCCCGGCGTGGCCCAGCCGGCCGGTGGCTACGGCTACCCCGCCGCCCAGCAGCCCTACGGCGCCCACCCCGGCGACCCGAGCCTCGGCGGTCAGCCGGCGGCCCAGGCCCAGCCGTTCGGCGCGCAGGCCCCGGCGGCCGACCCGAACAAGGACAGCCAGGCGCAGCCCGCCGCCGCCCCGGCCGGCGACTTCGCCCCGTTCTGGTTCGCGGTCCCGGTGGCCCGTCCGCTGTACGCGGAGGACGGCTCGCCCACCCCGATCGCCGAACTCGCCCCCGGCACCTGGTACCTGGCCGTCGACCAGCGCGGCCCCGCCCTGGTGGCCCAGACGCAGGACGGCCGGCGCGGCGTCCTCCAGGACACCACCGGGATCCAGCGCGGCTGA
- a CDS encoding N-acetylmuramoyl-L-alanine amidase, translating into MSYDSESSNPDSRSRRVRGRALLTLAALAPAALAGWLVWQAAGGPGEQDDKPPSALPSRGERPAPPGAGAATMTVSGTPRPVSPGAPSPSAPPAGGSGAGSLAGKTVVIDPGHNSNNFRHTTEINEPVDIGTNKKECDTTGTETNDGYTEAEFTLDVSHRIRAILEKQGAKVVFTHDGDRAFGPCVDERARIGNQAKADAVVSVHADGAAEGQRGFHVILPAKVKGGAADTAPIVGPSRELGVRIAGKFVLDTGMNASNYVGEGTGLDTRSDLGGLNLSTVPKVFIECGNMRDSRDAALLKSADWHQKAARGIADGITAFLGG; encoded by the coding sequence GTGTCGTACGACAGCGAGTCATCGAACCCGGACAGCCGGTCGCGCCGCGTGCGCGGGCGGGCCCTCCTCACCCTCGCCGCGCTCGCGCCGGCCGCCCTCGCGGGATGGCTCGTGTGGCAGGCGGCGGGCGGGCCCGGCGAGCAGGACGACAAGCCGCCGAGCGCGCTGCCCAGCCGTGGCGAGCGGCCCGCACCTCCGGGGGCGGGCGCCGCGACCATGACGGTGTCGGGCACCCCCCGCCCCGTCTCTCCCGGCGCGCCCTCGCCGTCGGCCCCGCCGGCGGGTGGATCGGGTGCCGGATCGCTCGCCGGAAAGACCGTCGTCATCGACCCGGGTCACAATTCGAATAATTTCCGGCATACAACAGAGATCAATGAGCCGGTGGACATCGGAACGAACAAGAAGGAATGCGACACCACCGGTACCGAGACCAACGACGGTTATACGGAAGCCGAGTTCACGCTCGACGTGTCGCACCGAATCCGGGCGATCCTCGAAAAGCAGGGCGCGAAGGTCGTCTTCACCCACGACGGCGACCGGGCCTTCGGGCCGTGTGTGGACGAGCGGGCCCGCATCGGAAATCAGGCGAAGGCGGATGCCGTCGTGTCGGTGCACGCGGACGGCGCCGCCGAGGGCCAGCGCGGATTCCACGTCATCCTGCCCGCCAAGGTGAAGGGCGGCGCGGCCGACACCGCCCCGATCGTGGGGCCTTCGCGTGAACTCGGTGTGCGGATCGCGGGGAAGTTCGTCCTGGACACGGGCATGAACGCGTCCAACTACGTGGGTGAGGGCACCGGCCTGGACACCCGTAGCGACCTCGGCGGGCTCAACCTGTCGACGGTTCCCAAGGTGTTCATCGAGTGCGGCAACATGCGCGATTCCCGGGACGCGGCGCTTCTGAAAAGTGCGGACTGGCATCAGAAGGCGGCCCGGGGCATCGCCGACGGCATTACGGCGTTCCTCGGCGGGTAG
- a CDS encoding class I SAM-dependent methyltransferase — MTPRSRAVASPQPQILAAFEAAKGFMPVREGLALYEAAVAAGALGLPLLEVGTYCGRSTILLADAARASGTVAVTVDHHRGSEEQQPGWEYHDTTVVDPEVGRMDTLPTFRRTLHAAGLEDHVIAVVGQSPQVARVWGGRLGFVFIDGGHTDEHASADYEGWAPKLAEGGTLVIHDVFPDPVDEFTGQAPYRVYLRALESGAFTEVSATDSLRVLRRTSAAL, encoded by the coding sequence ATGACCCCAAGGAGCCGGGCCGTGGCCTCTCCCCAGCCTCAGATCCTGGCCGCCTTCGAGGCGGCCAAGGGCTTCATGCCCGTACGGGAAGGCCTCGCGCTGTACGAGGCGGCGGTCGCCGCCGGGGCGCTCGGGCTGCCGCTCCTGGAGGTCGGCACCTACTGCGGGCGCTCCACGATCCTGCTCGCCGACGCCGCCCGCGCGAGCGGCACCGTCGCCGTCACGGTCGACCACCACCGCGGCAGCGAGGAGCAGCAGCCGGGGTGGGAGTACCACGACACGACGGTCGTCGACCCGGAGGTGGGCCGCATGGACACCCTGCCCACCTTCCGGCGCACCCTGCACGCGGCCGGTCTCGAGGACCACGTGATCGCGGTGGTCGGGCAGTCTCCGCAGGTGGCGCGGGTGTGGGGCGGGCGGCTCGGCTTCGTCTTCATCGACGGCGGCCACACCGACGAGCACGCGAGCGCCGACTACGAGGGCTGGGCGCCGAAGCTCGCCGAGGGCGGCACGCTGGTGATCCACGACGTCTTCCCGGACCCGGTCGACGAGTTCACCGGCCAGGCGCCGTACCGCGTCTATCTGCGGGCGCTGGAGTCCGGCGCGTTCACCGAGGTCTCGGCGACCGACTCGCTGCGGGTGCTGCGCCGCACCTCCGCCGCGCTCTGA
- a CDS encoding acyl-CoA dehydrogenase, with protein MGIAITQEQRELAEAVRGWLARTVPVEQTRKLLDAPEAAVGRPPFWDGLAEQGLLGIHLGEEFGGGGLIELAVVLEEAGRGLLPGPYLPGVLAAELLRRDGRHEALVADIAEGRATAAVALGAGTLTAVEDAGGWLLDGTAPPVLAAGQAELVVLAAKAHHRTLWFVVDAEALVVRPHRGADPTRPTAEVRAEGVVVPQDRLLDLDLALVQDLAALVLAAESCGTAARALETATGHAKVREQFGRPIGRFQAVKHLCADMLVRLEQARALVWDAARAVDEPAEVRGLVASLAAATAVDAACSCAKDAIQILGGIGFTWEHDAHLYLRRALVARQLLGAGDTHRLRAVRLASQGARRELRMELPPEAENFRAPARAAIERARGLDPGAARRALAPTGYAAPHLPAPYGLGAGPVQQLVIQEELRRADVKVADLGIATWVVPSLIAHGTGPQQDRFLGPTLRGEILWCQLFSEPGAGSDLASLRTRAERTPDGGWRVTGQKVWTSAAQWADYGILLARTDPAAPKHQGLSYFLVDMKRTEGIDIRPLKEITGDSLFNEVYFDGALLPADAVVGEVNGGWPVARTTLGNERVHMADQVAFDTGLEALIARAGELDGAYRARIGALAAEAHALACIGLRTTMQQVSGLEPGAGASVRKLVQTPHQQKIAELALELLGPLGATAEGPAERAMHGFLMSRCLTIAGGTTQVQLNVVAERILGLPRD; from the coding sequence ATGGGCATCGCGATCACACAAGAACAGCGGGAGCTGGCCGAGGCGGTGCGCGGCTGGCTGGCGCGGACCGTGCCCGTCGAGCAGACGCGCAAGCTCCTCGACGCGCCCGAGGCCGCCGTCGGCCGCCCGCCGTTCTGGGACGGGCTCGCCGAACAGGGGCTGCTCGGCATCCATCTCGGCGAGGAGTTCGGCGGGGGCGGGCTGATCGAGCTCGCCGTCGTCCTGGAGGAGGCCGGACGCGGCCTGCTGCCGGGGCCCTATCTGCCGGGCGTGCTCGCCGCCGAACTGCTGCGCCGCGACGGACGCCACGAGGCCCTGGTCGCGGACATCGCCGAGGGGCGCGCGACCGCGGCCGTGGCGCTCGGCGCCGGGACGCTCACCGCCGTCGAGGATGCGGGCGGCTGGCTGCTCGACGGTACGGCGCCGCCCGTACTGGCAGCGGGACAGGCCGAGTTGGTGGTCCTCGCGGCGAAGGCGCACCACCGCACGCTCTGGTTCGTGGTGGACGCCGAGGCGCTGGTCGTACGCCCGCACCGCGGCGCCGACCCGACGCGCCCCACCGCGGAGGTGCGGGCCGAGGGCGTCGTCGTTCCCCAAGACCGGTTACTGGACCTGGACTTGGCCCTGGTCCAGGACCTCGCGGCCCTGGTCCTGGCCGCCGAGTCCTGCGGCACGGCGGCCCGCGCCCTGGAGACGGCCACCGGACACGCCAAGGTCCGCGAGCAGTTCGGTCGCCCCATCGGCCGGTTCCAGGCGGTCAAACACCTCTGCGCGGACATGCTCGTACGCCTCGAACAGGCCCGCGCCCTGGTGTGGGACGCGGCCCGGGCCGTGGACGAGCCCGCCGAGGTGCGGGGCCTGGTCGCCTCGCTCGCCGCCGCCACCGCCGTGGACGCCGCCTGCTCCTGCGCCAAGGACGCCATCCAGATCCTCGGCGGCATCGGTTTCACCTGGGAGCACGACGCCCATCTGTATCTGCGCCGCGCCCTGGTCGCCCGCCAGCTCCTCGGCGCCGGGGACACCCACCGGCTGCGGGCCGTACGCCTGGCGAGTCAAGGCGCCCGCCGCGAGCTGCGCATGGAGCTGCCGCCCGAGGCCGAGAACTTCCGCGCCCCCGCCCGCGCGGCGATCGAGAGGGCGCGCGGCCTCGATCCGGGCGCGGCCCGCCGGGCGCTGGCCCCCACCGGGTACGCGGCCCCGCATCTGCCCGCCCCGTACGGCCTGGGCGCAGGACCTGTCCAACAGCTCGTCATCCAGGAGGAGTTGAGGCGCGCCGACGTCAAGGTCGCCGACCTCGGGATCGCCACCTGGGTGGTGCCCTCGCTCATCGCCCACGGCACGGGACCCCAGCAGGACCGCTTCCTCGGCCCCACCCTGCGCGGCGAAATCCTGTGGTGCCAGCTGTTCTCCGAGCCGGGCGCCGGGTCCGACCTCGCCTCGCTGCGCACCCGGGCCGAGCGCACCCCCGACGGGGGCTGGCGCGTCACCGGGCAGAAGGTGTGGACGAGCGCCGCGCAGTGGGCCGACTACGGCATCCTGCTGGCCCGCACCGACCCGGCGGCCCCCAAGCACCAGGGGCTCAGCTACTTCCTCGTCGACATGAAGCGGACCGAGGGCATCGACATCCGCCCCCTGAAGGAGATCACCGGGGACTCCCTGTTCAACGAGGTCTACTTCGACGGGGCGCTGCTGCCCGCCGACGCCGTCGTCGGCGAGGTGAACGGCGGCTGGCCCGTCGCCCGCACCACCCTGGGCAACGAACGCGTCCACATGGCCGACCAGGTCGCCTTCGACACCGGGCTCGAAGCGCTGATCGCCCGCGCCGGGGAGCTCGACGGGGCGTACCGGGCGCGGATCGGGGCGCTGGCCGCCGAGGCGCACGCGCTGGCCTGCATCGGGCTGCGCACCACCATGCAGCAGGTGTCGGGCCTGGAACCCGGCGCGGGGGCCAGCGTCCGCAAGCTCGTCCAGACCCCGCACCAGCAGAAGATCGCCGAGCTCGCCCTCGAACTCCTCGGCCCGCTCGGCGCCACCGCCGAAGGCCCCGCCGAGCGCGCCATGCACGGCTTCCTCATGTCGCGCTGCCTGACCATCGCGGGCGGCACCACCCAGGTCCAGCTCAACGTCGTCGCCGAGCGCATCCTCGGCCTGCCCCGAGACTGA